TTTGACCAATACACAAAGAGTGGTAAATGGTTTAGACAGTAATTTGGACCCTTGAAAATTTTATCAATCTGTGTGATCAAAAAGCCAGGACTTATCAATCCTCGAAGAATGGAAAGGGAAGGATACTACTTATGTTAAgcaaaattatctcattttgaGAAAAACAAGACAATCTCCTCATAAaggtttctttgctttttgttttaaggtACCTCCCAAAGAAGCAACCTTGTTCATGTCAAAAGCTCCCTAAAATGGCCAGTGCAGTTCCAAATTGTCCTTGGTGAAAGTGTGCCAGTTAGATAACAGGCATACTAGTTAGTAttcttatgattaaaaaaaaaaaaaaagaagaaagtttagCCTGAAAGAGGTACAATTTTAGATTGAGGAGACCTAAGAGAACTGCAGTGATCCTTAAGGGTAGTGTTTGGGTAACTATCTGTTAAGTTTGACCAAAGGCCATGGTCACCACTAGATGCCAGGCAAAACCTCCTGAAAGAAGGCAGGTGACACTAAACAAAGAAATCCTCAGAGACACAAAGTCAAGCCCGAGGAATAAGCCCTTATAGGGTTTTGAAATGATGATCTGAGGCAAAGGAATGCCAACCTGAAGAACCCTTCTAAACTACACAGCCACTATGATAAGCTCCAGGATTGACTTATCAGGCTTGGCTGGCTGACTTTAAGGAGGCCTCCATGAGCCCTGCCTCCTTGTGGTCACACTTCTGTGTAATTCCTCCCTTTCTTGAGTGTAGGTAGGAACTGCAACTTGTTTTTAATGAATGGAATGCAAAAACGGTGACGCGAGGTACatgattgcatttatttgattaagAGTGTAGTGCCCATCTTGCTAGTCTCTCTCCAATGCTGGTTTTGGAAGAAGCAACTTGCCATAAATCCTACAGCCATAAGGAAacaaattctgccaacaacctgagaGTGCTTGGGAGCAGATCCCTTCCCTGTCAAGTCTACAATGAGCACCTGGCCAGACATGTTTTTCCAGCATTGAGATCCCAAGCAGGCTACCCAGCTAAGCCATGCCTAGACTTCTGACCCACAGACGTTGTGAGACAAtaagtgtgtgttgttttaagcagctaagtttgtggtaatttgttctGCAGCAATAGAAAGCTAATGCCACTGGCCTATGCCCATATTTTCACTAAAGACTTTTCTTCTTGTAGACACTTTTACTTCTAAATATTCAAGTTAACATTTAGATCCCTTCTTCTAGCTATGGGCTGTTGAGGTTAAAATTACTCAAACTTTCTTACTGTTTGAGTAAAAATTAACCATGGTATTTTCCTCAATTTACACAATATTAATATTAGTACACTAacgccaggtgtgatggctcacacctgtattcctagtactttgggaggccgaggcaggagaatcatttgagatTAGAAACTCTAGATcggcgtgggcaacatagcaacaccttgttctacaaaaaatttaaaaaaatactagccaggagtggtggcgtgcatctgtagtcctagctacttaggaggttgaggtgggaggatcacttgaacacaagTGTTGGAGgtaacagtgagctatgatcataccactgtctccaggctgggcgacagagaccctgtctctaaagaaaaaaaaattagcacagtAAAAGAGACGGTACTAAATTAGCAGAGGCTGCTTTTATTTACACAGACATCTTCAACCCCACATAGGCAAGGACACTGTATGTTGTGGCATACAGGTTTCTCTCCAACTAGACGGAGCTCTTAGAAGTTAGTGTCCTTTGGCTCCCCTCCAGGTCTTACACACACTGGATATTCAATAACTATGGAATTAAAACTGCAATCGCCTTTAAGCTTATTAATGGGATCTGGTTTCACTGTGGGTGGCACTTCCACTTTAATGCAATGATCAAAAACATTAAGATCTACGACAGGATGGATATTGGGACAATGAGCATGACGATGTCATTGTTGCCAAGCCAAATTTTACAAAAGGCAAAGGAAAGCAAAGGGTAACTAGAATGCAGAggttcttcatcatcatcttcaaTCAGCTGTCACACAATTTCCCACTATTGAAACCCCCTTACAATTCTTacttctccccacccctccaggtatctgaaatagaaaaaaaaggaaataattctcCCTGAGAGATTTCTgcctccttcttttttcttttcaacagcaACCTCAACTGTTGACAGAGGTTCCTTAGGATTCAAAGAACAATTCTGAAGCTGAAAACAGAATAGTCTGTTTTTGaataaatcctaaaatattttcatttcacaccCTTGTTCCATGAGGAAAAAATTTACATAGACATGAATATGTTTTGTTCAGGCAGTGTGCAATAATAATGTTTAGGCCAAATTAGgtttataattagaaaacaaatgctGGTTTGGTACTAAATTTAGGGATAAAATGAACCCATATCCACATTTGTACTTATAGACACTATAGCACAAAACACATAATCTAGCTGGCATCCAGTGTTTCTTGACTTTGGCTGAATCTCTGTTCCCCAGAACAGACTGTAAGTTCCAAAAGGTGGGGACCATGTTTTGGTCAACTTTGGATTTCTCCAACACATCGCACAGTGTTCATGCAAAGAGCCACTCACAGAAATTGTCGAATTcacttaaataagaaaacaattttggctgagtacagtggctcatgcctgtaatcccagcattttgggaggctgaggtgggaggatggcttgaacccaggagtttgagaccagcttggacaacatagtgagtctccatctctatgaaaaaacttttaaaaattagctggatgtggtggcacactgcctgtagtcctagctgctctggaggctgaggtgggaggatcacttgagtctgggaggtcaaggctgcaatgaactgaaatcatgccactgtattccagcttgggcgacagagcaagaccctgtctcaaaaacaacaacaacaacaataatgcaatttttataaaatagttgATGACGCTTGCTAAGGTGGCAGTGACCCGAACCTGGATGTTCGAACAATGCCATTCTTACCCGTTTTGGAGTGAAACAGTGAAAGGGAAAGGACAAAGAATAAAaccaaattaaactaaaatcTCTAAGTCTACAGTAAAAAAGAACTGCAGCAGGTTTAGtcagtgaaatttttttttttccctgagatggagtctcgtcctgttgcccaggctggagtgcagtggcaccatctcagctcaccccaacctccgcctcccaggttcaagcgattctcctgcctcagcctcccgagtatctgggattacaagcacgcgccaccacacccggctaattttgtattttcagtagagacgggatttctccatgttggtcaggctggtctcgaactcctgacctcaggtgatccgcccgcctcggtctcctaaagtgctgggattacaggcgtgagctactgtgcccggcctgaaaatggtttttaaaacgTATTTGAATGAAAACACTTTCTCTccatctttaaataaaaacaatttgcaTTTTCCAATCGGAAGCTGCTGGGGCACTAGGACTCATGTGCTTTCTGCTCCACAGGTTTcaggtgccactgcactactaACTCCCCAGTGCTTTTGAGGCACGTGTTAGACATGTTCTCCTCTGTTGGAAGTCCTTGTGGCAACTTCAAGGGCTGGATTCTGTGACATAAGAAAATGTGTTTAGATAGGAGGAATATGTTCTAGTGTTCTGTATCCCTGCAGGATAACGACAGTTAACAATAACACAGTTTCAAACAGCCAGAAGGAGGATGCTGAATGTTCccaacatgaagaaatgataaatgtctgagatgatggatatgGATATGCCAGTTGCCTTGATCGGATCactatactttatatatattgaaacgtcactatgtaccccataaatacgtaCAATTATTacgtgtcaattaaaaaaaacaaaattttagttttttttaaaaagtttttttcagaacattaacaaaaaagaaagaaaaatgcatttagaATTACACTaggcaatacattttaaaaagagaagaaacaacaaACCTTATCAAATGCTTAACCACCTTCAATTTTGAATTCACGGAAGGGATATTCTTGTGAACTTGAGGGGTGTGCGACTGTGAACGACAACAACAAAGCAATGTTATCAACCAATCTGAAGAGCAGATAGTTCCATGTTTCAGTACAATGTTAAACTGACGGCTCATTCTAAgccacatttataaataaattacccTAAGCAATAcgcaataaataataaatatacacctcaaagttttaaaagtataaaattgaaAGCAAATGTAAACAACACTAAAGATGATTAAAATAATTGCATACTTTTTCTAATCCAAGcatctttattatatctttttccCAATATGGACGTCTTCTTGTACTTTTTATTCTGGTAACAATATGCAGTTTATGAGGGTTCTGTGGATCTCCACCATATTTTTCATGATCTTCAGGAGAGGCCTGAAACACctagaaaggaaataattataaatggtAAATTTCCAGCTTACACAGTTTCTATGTACCTcccattttttcttaaaagacacacacacatacacaactcCATAATTATCTCATCCTTAATCATCATGTAATCCTCAACCTCAAACTGAACATTTCTATCAGTCTGATTACTCAGAGAGATCGAGTTTAACCTGTAGAACAAAGTAGGAGCAACCAATGAcactaaataatttaaatgccAGGAGACTCTGTGAGCCCTGCTACGTGAGCTGGGCACTGGGCTGCATCCTCTTCCCTCCCTATTCTCAGGTGAAGAGCTGACTGTCAGGTGGGAAAACAAACATGTAAATTacaagtgaaaataaaacataaatactaTAAGAACAATCTACAAAGTATTATGAGAATACAGGCAAATGACTAATGAACTCTGCCTATGAGGGATCAGAAACAGCTCCACAGAACTAATATTTGAATTAATTATCTAAGAGTCAAAAGGTTCTAAGAAGTTATCCCACTGAAACACTCCTCTAAGTGAACAAAATGTACCGAATAAGGATGTGTATTCTAACACTATTTGTAATACTGAAAAATTTTAAGGCAACCCATGTTCCTCACTAGGATAACTACATTATGATGTAtccattctaaataaaataattaataataaaactaagTAAAATGATGCAAAtatacaaattctttttttttgagatggagccttgccttgctctgttgcccaggctggagtgcaatggtacaatcttggctcactgcaacctctgcccccgaggttcaagtgatcctcttgcctcagcctcatgagtagctgggattataggtgtgcaccaccatgcccagctaatttttgtatttttagtagagacggggtctcgccatgttggccaggctggtcttgaactcctgacctcaagtgatccgctcgcctcagcctcccaaagtgctgggattataggcgtgaaccaccgtgcccggtgcAAATACACAAATTCTGATGTATCCTATGGGATACAATACTACCATTAAAATGAATGAGGTTTACTGTCTTTGCAGGTCTTCACATTGAATGATGGCCATAATATATTCTTGagccaaaaccaaaaagaaatatcCATACAATTATGTGTTGTAAGCTGTTATGTGCATCATCTGTACCAAATACATGAGTGTGCATATGTGATATATTCTATAAATACTGTTTCTAAgactcatataaaatatatataaaggtcTCAAAGACATTAGATCAAGAGTCATACCTCTGGGGAatcagactgagaaaaaaaattgacccCCAAAAAGATGGTAtcttaataaaaaagaatattattcaatgattaaaagtagttttatagaaatatatatagtgtaaaagcattcctatttctccacagccttaccagcatctattgtttcttgactttttaataatcgccattctgactggcgtgagataatatttcattgtggttttgatttgcatttctctaatgatcagtgacgatgagctttttttcatacgtttgttggccatataaatgtcttcttttgagaaatgtctgttcatttcctttgcccactttttgatggggttgttctttcttttcttgtaaatttaagttccttgtagattctggatattagccctttgtcagctgGGTAGATTGCTAaattcttctcccattctgtaggttgcctgttcactctgatgctagtttcttttgcttgcagaagctcttcagttgaattagatcccttttgtcaattttggcttttgttgccattgcttttggtgttttagtcatgaagtctttgcccatgcctgtgccctgaatggtactgcctaggttttcttctaaagtttttacgattttacactattggtgggaatgtaaattagttcaactattgtggaagacagtgtggcgattcctcaaggatctagaaccagaaataccattggactcagcaatcccattactgggtatatacccaacggaatataaatgattctactataaagacatatgcacatgtatgtttattgaagcagtacttacaatagcaaagacatggaaccaacccaaatgcccatcagtgatagactggataaagaaaacgtggtacatatacaccaaggaatactatgcaaccataaaaaagaatgagatcagccgggcacgatggctcatgcctgtaatcccagcactttgggaggccgaggtaggtggatcacgaggtcaggagatcgagaccatcctggctaacacagtgaaaccccgtctctactaaaaatacaaaaaattagccaggcatgatggcaggcgcctgtagtcccagctgttcgggaggctgaggcaggagaatggcatgaacccgggaggcggaggttgcagtgagcgagattgcaccactgcactccagcctgggcgacagagtaagactctgtctcaaaaaaaaaaaaaaaaaaagaatgagatcatatgctttgcagggacatggatgaagttggaagccatcatcctcagcaaactaatacaggaacagaaaaccaaacactgcatgttctcactcataagtgggagttgaacaatgagaacacatggggagtcgggggcaaagggagggagctcattaggacaaatacctaacgcATGTAGTGCTTAAAACCTAGATgccgggttgataggtgcagcaaaccaccatggcacatgtatacctatgtaacaaatctgcacattctgcacatgtataccggaacttaaaaaaaaaaaaagaaatgtatacagTGAGAGGTTCATATTATATTACTAGGCAGAGAGAGCAGCTAGAGAAGCAGTGATTCATATGAGATGAATCACATCTTAAAACATATAACACAGATTGAACTCCTTATTCTACTCTTTCCTTCTCATTACTGCACTTGAgtagtctaaaagaaaaaaataaaacatacaacaGAGAAGGATGTGGAAGGAGCTCGCAGCAGTTATCTCTGGGTGGGTAAGATTAAGAGTATTTTGTGGTGAGTTttgcttgtttatatttttctagggATTTTGAAGAGATTAGAACGAGAAGGATGGTGGAGATCAGAGGAAGGGGTAGGTGTACTAAAGAAAGGTGAGAATATTTAAACGAACAGtatgaaaaaacacaaaatattttggaaaggCAAGTGGTTCAGGGTGgctaatatagaaaaaaaagcatgaaaagcAATGCAGGGGACGAAATTAAACTATGTGCAACCATGTTGAGCCTTTAGAAATTActgctggccaagatggtgaaaccccatctctactaagaatacaaaattagctgggtgtggtggtgcgcgcctataatcccagctactcaggaggctgaggcaggagaactgcttgaacctgggaggtggaggttgcagtgagcagagatcacaccactgctctccagaaaaacaaacagtCAGGGACTATTTTCCTGAGGTTTAAAGGTTTTCACATTGATCACAGCTGATGATCAAAACCACTGCCttgcacatttattttaagttccagggcacaagtgcaagatgtgcaggtttgttacacaggtaaatagGTACCATGGCAATCTGCTGCACTATTTGCTGCACTTATCattccatcacctaggtatgaagcccagcatgcattagctatttttcctgattgatgctctccctccactctacccccacaggccccagtgtgttattcccctgcctgtgtctagccttgcatattttaaatgaatgccAACATTTGTATCTATCCTTCCAGAAACACAGAGTAAGAAACATGGACAGATATAAGACAATATAGTTGTGGAAAGGATAGCAGTGGAAAAACAATGACTCGAAAAATAAAAacgatttttttattttgttttgagacaaggtctcactccgctgctgaggctgaagtgcactgattcgatcatggctcactacaccccgacctcctgggctaaagcgatcccctcatctcagcctcctgagtggttgggactacaggcatgcaccaccacacctagctaattttaaaattttttgtagacatggagtctcactatgttgcccaggttggtcttgaattcctggactcaagtgatcctcctgcctcagcctcccaaaacgctaggaatacaggtgtgaaccattgtacCTGGACAAGATTTCTGATAAAAGAACATCAAGCACATTAAAGGCATCAAAGTAGTCAATGGTAATACtgttttatcttttaagaaaaatcaaggcctggcgcggtggctcaagcctgtaatcccagcactttgggaggccaagatgggcggatcacgaggtcacgagatcaagaccatcctggctaacacggtgaaaccccgtctctactaagaaaatacaaaaaaaaaaactagctgggcgaggtggcgggcgcctgtagtcccagctactcgggaggctgaggcaggagaacggcgagaacccaggaggtggagcttgcagtgagctgagatctggccactgcactccagcc
This region of Rhinopithecus roxellana isolate Shanxi Qingling chromosome 17, ASM756505v1, whole genome shotgun sequence genomic DNA includes:
- the MRPL30 gene encoding 39S ribosomal protein L30, mitochondrial isoform X1 gives rise to the protein MAGILRLVVQRPPGRLQMVTKGVESLICTDWIRHKFTKSRIPDKVFQASPEDHEKYGGDPQNPHKLHIVTRIKSTRRRPYWEKDIIKMLGLEKSHTPQVHKNIPSVNSKLKVVKHLIRIQPLKLPQGLPTEENMSNTCLKSTGELVVQWHLKPVEQKAHES
- the MRPL30 gene encoding 39S ribosomal protein L30, mitochondrial isoform X2, which codes for MVTKGVESLICTDWIRHKFTKSRIPDKVFQASPEDHEKYGGDPQNPHKLHIVTRIKSTRRRPYWEKDIIKMLGLEKSHTPQVHKNIPSVNSKLKVVKHLIRIQPLKLPQGLPTEENMSNTCLKSTGELVVQWHLKPVEQKAHES